A window from Candidatus Methylomirabilota bacterium encodes these proteins:
- a CDS encoding molybdenum cofactor guanylyltransferase: protein MTGIVLAGGKSSRMGFNKAFIEFGGKRLIETTVDCLRTLFSEVLIIANDPPRYAYLGVKVIPDLIPDSGSLGGIYTGLSAASHPRCFFVACDMPFLNADLIKLLVSEAEGWDAVVPRVKGELQPLHAVYAKSCLPLIKENIDASVLKIVRFFPKARVKIIEEPALKVVDPYLLGFVNVNTPLELEQAEAVRRHPHSHQRSTES, encoded by the coding sequence GTGACGGGTATTGTGTTGGCGGGCGGCAAGTCCTCGCGGATGGGTTTCAACAAGGCCTTTATCGAATTCGGGGGCAAGCGACTGATCGAGACGACGGTGGACTGCCTGAGGACGCTCTTTTCGGAGGTTTTGATCATTGCTAATGACCCCCCGCGCTACGCCTACCTTGGTGTCAAGGTCATCCCCGATCTGATCCCCGACTCCGGCTCGCTCGGCGGGATCTATACGGGGCTGAGCGCTGCGAGTCACCCTAGGTGTTTCTTTGTTGCCTGCGATATGCCTTTTCTCAACGCCGATCTGATCAAGCTCCTGGTCAGCGAGGCCGAAGGTTGGGATGCGGTGGTGCCACGTGTGAAAGGTGAATTGCAGCCGCTGCATGCTGTATACGCCAAGTCGTGTCTCCCGCTCATTAAAGAGAATATCGACGCCTCAGTGCTGAAGATTGTCCGATTTTTTCCAAAGGCCAGGGTAAAGATTATCGAGGAGCCGGCCCTTAAGGTGGTGGACCCGTACCTCCTCGGGTTCGTGAACGTCAACACCCCACTGGAGCTCGAACAGGCGGAGGCGGTCAGACGACACCCACATAGTCATCAGCGATCAACTGAAAGCTGA
- the gmk gene encoding guanylate kinase, with product MNRQRLMVVVSAPSGAGKTSLCREAARRLPHLIHSVSYTTRAPRPDEQDGRDYHFVNEPIFRKMIEAGEFAEWAYVHGHLYGTSRPLLEKQFAEGLDVILDIDTQGAARLRQDYHTGVFVFVVPPTFDLLETRLRQRRTDSEEEIRRRLAMAREELHHYRHYQYIVVNDIFEKAVKQLCCIITAERSRRDRVDLSFLDLGID from the coding sequence ATGAATCGGCAGAGGTTGATGGTGGTCGTGTCGGCCCCTTCAGGGGCGGGGAAGACCTCCTTGTGTCGGGAGGCCGCACGGCGGTTGCCCCACCTGATTCACTCCGTCTCCTATACGACCCGTGCGCCCAGGCCGGACGAACAGGATGGACGCGACTATCACTTCGTGAACGAGCCTATCTTCCGAAAGATGATCGAGGCGGGCGAATTCGCAGAGTGGGCGTACGTACATGGCCACCTGTATGGGACCAGCCGCCCGCTGCTGGAGAAACAGTTTGCGGAAGGCCTTGATGTCATCCTTGATATCGACACGCAGGGGGCAGCCAGGCTCAGACAGGACTACCACACGGGGGTATTTGTTTTTGTCGTTCCCCCTACCTTCGATCTCCTGGAAACCAGGCTGCGGCAGCGGCGAACCGACTCGGAGGAAGAGATTCGCCGTCGCCTGGCCATGGCCAGAGAGGAACTGCATCACTACCGGCATTACCAGTATATTGTCGTAAATGATATCTTCGAAAAGGCCGTCAAGCAGCTTTGCTGCATTATCACTGCCGAACGATCCCGAAGAGATCGAGTGGATCTCTCCTTTCTGGATCTGGGAATCGACTGA
- the rpoZ gene encoding DNA-directed RNA polymerase subunit omega: MPLFPLEQLLTHVDSKYRLVIIAAKRAKQLMRGGEHLIVPKSIKPTYIALEEIGAGKLAYEMKLVEGAGAVELVGPEAGATWFRSLSVGDTLSEEELVEKEEEEKEGGELEETPVELLAESGEEIEKLEVTDLDTLEEPGEVEDEA; encoded by the coding sequence ATGCCGCTCTTTCCCTTAGAACAACTCTTGACGCACGTGGACAGCAAATATCGCCTGGTGATCATCGCCGCCAAGCGCGCGAAGCAGTTGATGCGCGGTGGGGAGCACCTGATCGTTCCGAAGAGCATTAAGCCGACGTATATTGCTCTGGAGGAAATAGGCGCCGGAAAGCTGGCCTATGAAATGAAGCTGGTAGAGGGTGCAGGGGCAGTGGAACTGGTGGGCCCAGAGGCTGGGGCTACCTGGTTCCGAAGCCTCTCCGTTGGGGACACCCTTAGCGAGGAGGAACTTGTCGAGAAGGAAGAAGAGGAAAAGGAGGGGGGCGAGTTGGAGGAGACCCCGGTGGAGTTGCTCGCCGAATCGGGCGAGGAGATAGAGAAATTGGAGGTGACCGACCTCGATACCCTGGAAGAGCCTGGGGAAGTAGAGGACGAAGCCTAA